One Danio rerio strain Tuebingen ecotype United States chromosome 13, GRCz12tu, whole genome shotgun sequence DNA window includes the following coding sequences:
- the lgmn gene encoding legumain precursor (The RefSeq protein has 2 substitutions compared to this genomic sequence), translating to MSPKTVAVLGLALSLGLVVSGFPAEQPENGKHWVVIVAGSNGWYNYRHQADVCHAYQIVHKNGIPDEQIVVMMYDDLAESPDNPTKGVVINRPNGSDVYKGVLKDYIGDDVTPENFLAVLKGDAASVKGGSGKVLKSGPNDHVFVYFTDHGAPGLLAFPNDDLHVDDLMDTIKYMHSNNKYKKMVFYVEACESGSMMKPLPVDINVYATTAANPDESSYACYYDEARDTYLGDWYSVNWMEDSDVEDLSKETLAKQFKIVKAKTNTSHVMQYGNKTLSHMKVMAFQGSSKGLDKAVEPVSLPVIAEHDLMSSPDVPLAILKRKLQKTNDVDAVVGYLNEIHAHLQVRELLGNTMRKIVEHVVQDKEEVQDYLDGRSDLTQYNCYKTAVRHYKKHCFNWHEQKFEYALRHLYALVNLCEGGYQAHRITAAMDDVCYFRD from the exons ATGAGCCCACAGACAGTAGCAGTTTTAGGTCTCGCCCTGAGCCTTGGGCTAGTTGTAAGTGGTTTTCCTGCGGAACAGCCAGAAAATGGGAAGCACTGGGTCGTCATTGTGGCTGGGTCAAATGGCTGGTACAATTACAGACACCAG GCTGATGTGTGCCATGCGTATCAGATTGTCCATAAGAATGGGATTCCTGATGAGCAGATTGTTGTCATGATGTATGATGATCTTGCTGAGAGTCCTGA taACCCTACAAAAGGAGTGGTCATAAACAGACCAAATGGATCAGATGTTTACAAAGGAGTGCTAAAGGACTACATTGGGGAC gacgTCACTCCTGAGAACTTCCTGGCGGTGTTGAAAGGTGATGCTGCTAGTGTGAAAGGAGGATCTGGAAAAGTGCTGAAAAG CGGTCCGAATGatcatgtgtttgtgtatttcaCTGATCACGGAGCACCAGGTCTGCTGGCCTTCCCTAATGATGAT CTCCATGTTGACGACCTGATGGATACCATCAAGTACATGCACAGCAACAACAAATACAAGAAG ATGGTGTTTTACGTTGAGGCCTGTGAATCTGGCTCCATGATGAAACCTCTGCCTGTTGACATTAATG TTTACGCTACCACCGCTGCTAACCCTGATGAGTCCTCATACGCCTGCTACTACGACGAAGCCAGAGACACTTATCTGGGAGACTGGTACAGCGTCAACTGGATGGAGGACTCTGATGTA GAGGATCTGAGCAAAGAGACTTTGGCCAAACAGTTCAAGATCGTAAAGGCCAAAACCAACACCAGCCATGTGATGCAGTATGGAAACAAG acaCTGTCCCACATGAAGGTGATGGCATTCCAGGGTAGCTCAAAGGGTCTTGATAAGGCAGTGGAGCCAGTGTCGTTGCCTGTGATCGCTGAACATGACCTCATGAGCAGCCCCGATGTGCCACTTGCCATCCTGAAGAGAAAACTGCAGAAGACCAATGATGTTGATGCTGTTGTTGGTTACCTGAATGAAATCCACGCTCATCTACAG GTGCGGGAGCTGCTTGGAAACACTATGCGTAAGATCGTGGAGCATGTTGTGCAGGACAAAGAGGAAGTGCAGGATTATCTGGATGGACGTTCAGACCTCACACAGTACAATTGTTACAAAACAGCCGTCAGACACTACAAGAAACACTGCTTCAACTGGCATGAGCAGAAG TTTGAATATGCTCTGAGACACCTGTATGCTCTAGTAAACCTCTGTGAGGGAGGATACCAGGCCCACAG AATCACTGCAGCCATGGACGATGTGTGTTACTTCAGGGAGTAG